One window from the genome of Armatimonadota bacterium encodes:
- the murD gene encoding UDP-N-acetylmuramoyl-L-alanine--D-glutamate ligase, which yields MSRAEFAGKRLAVIGLGVSGVAMCEAAAAIGAVPVGFDEIPSDVPRVMEAADRLQALGIEAVTGWHGELEAGFDWVLVSPGLPPGHPVIEAWKGKVMGEVEFAFRIAKAPILAITGTNGKSTTTVMLYKILEAQGAVLCGNIAGSGYPESVLSTAALKTSSDGVLVAEVSSAQLETVIGFRPKVACITNITEDHQDRYGSMEKYRAAKMNLFKNMAEGDTIVWNADDGTVALTGTETAEVLRVLPKGGEGRYCRRSGATIWFGDRDFQLVDLPFLGEMNVANAMVAWTMACAYTGGVRPGMVEGLLNFHPLEHRMEPLGVRGGVQVVNNSMCTNPMAVINSCESLSSKLHVLMGGNTKNGDYSPLRDYLQQGDQKVYLYGSDAKHLNGLLGGGYPEYPELESAFSAAVASAKPGEVVMLAPGCASSGPYKNFKERGAAFKKIAKDWLNT from the coding sequence ATGAGCCGGGCCGAATTCGCGGGCAAGCGCCTCGCCGTGATTGGGTTGGGGGTGAGCGGGGTGGCGATGTGCGAAGCGGCGGCGGCGATCGGAGCCGTCCCGGTCGGGTTCGACGAGATCCCAAGCGACGTGCCCCGGGTGATGGAAGCGGCCGACCGCCTCCAAGCACTTGGCATTGAAGCGGTGACTGGCTGGCACGGCGAATTGGAGGCCGGCTTTGACTGGGTTTTGGTGAGCCCGGGGCTGCCGCCGGGGCATCCGGTCATAGAGGCTTGGAAGGGCAAGGTCATGGGAGAAGTAGAGTTTGCCTTCCGCATTGCCAAAGCGCCGATCTTGGCCATCACCGGCACCAATGGGAAAAGCACGACGACCGTCATGCTCTATAAGATCCTGGAGGCCCAAGGGGCCGTCCTGTGCGGAAACATCGCGGGCTCTGGATACCCGGAAAGTGTCCTTTCCACCGCTGCCCTCAAGACGTCTTCGGATGGGGTGCTGGTTGCCGAAGTTAGCTCGGCCCAATTGGAGACGGTCATCGGTTTCCGACCCAAGGTGGCCTGCATCACGAACATCACCGAAGACCACCAGGATCGATATGGCAGCATGGAAAAGTACCGGGCGGCCAAGATGAACCTGTTCAAAAATATGGCTGAAGGGGACACGATCGTTTGGAACGCAGACGACGGCACCGTGGCCTTGACGGGTACAGAGACGGCCGAGGTTTTGAGGGTTTTGCCAAAAGGGGGTGAAGGCCGCTATTGCCGCCGCAGCGGTGCGACGATCTGGTTCGGCGACCGCGATTTCCAGCTCGTGGATTTGCCGTTCTTGGGTGAGATGAATGTTGCCAACGCCATGGTCGCTTGGACGATGGCCTGTGCTTACACCGGGGGAGTCCGGCCGGGCATGGTGGAAGGACTGCTCAACTTCCATCCGCTGGAGCACCGAATGGAGCCGCTGGGCGTCCGGGGTGGTGTACAGGTTGTCAACAATTCAATGTGCACAAATCCCATGGCTGTGATAAATAGTTGTGAAAGTTTGAGTTCCAAACTGCATGTTTTGATGGGGGGGAACACGAAAAATGGCGACTATTCCCCTTTGCGGGATTACTTGCAACAAGGGGATCAAAAAGTGTATCTTTACGGGAGCGATGCAAAGCATTTGAACGGCTTATTGGGCGGAGGGTATCCAGAATATCCCGAGCTTGAATCGGCGTTCTCTGCCGCGGTCGCCTCGGCCAAGCCGGGGGAAGTGGTCATGCTCGCCCCCGGGTGTGCCAGCTCCGGCCCCTACAAGAACTTCAAGGAACGCGGAGCGGCCTTCAAAAAAATCGCCAAGGACTGGCTGAATACATGA
- a CDS encoding FtsW/RodA/SpoVE family cell cycle protein: MKRYGNPDYLLFAAAAIATMFGIIAVWDAGYAESAVKGEGFPRAVLMQSLFALAGFAGCWLLSRLPAEKLRKYAWPAVIVTALLLVGVLVLGKPVNGATRWFRFGPASFQPSEVAKLTCILFLASAFAGHTAWKSVRTGSLRLWLGRWLFPKIARAWPLIPVVAVVGLIELQPDLKTAMVIVVTSAFMLYAAGVSHKSFVTVAVVVALVGAAAVVDKPYRLTRILSHGDRWSESKIDSIGFQTTQSETALAMGGVLGKGFGQGRAKYTLPEPTSDFVLATIGEEAGLVGSIAVIGLLGFIVWRLYRQGMERVDRFQRLTLVGIACWIGIQTVANVVVANGAIPVMGVPLPFFSGGGSSLLALWLAIGVAQSVVRSPNILVESGEPVRQPEQEPARRAYVR, encoded by the coding sequence ATGAAGAGATACGGAAATCCTGACTACCTCCTGTTCGCTGCCGCGGCAATCGCCACGATGTTTGGGATCATTGCCGTTTGGGATGCCGGCTATGCCGAATCGGCCGTAAAAGGGGAGGGGTTCCCCCGTGCGGTATTGATGCAGTCCCTTTTCGCCTTGGCAGGTTTCGCCGGATGTTGGCTATTGAGCCGGTTACCCGCGGAAAAACTGAGAAAATACGCCTGGCCCGCGGTCATTGTCACCGCCCTGCTGTTGGTTGGCGTTTTGGTGTTGGGGAAACCGGTGAACGGGGCAACGCGCTGGTTCCGGTTTGGGCCTGCGTCGTTTCAACCCAGCGAGGTGGCCAAGCTCACTTGCATCCTGTTTTTGGCTTCTGCATTTGCCGGCCATACGGCTTGGAAGTCGGTGCGCACCGGATCGCTCCGTCTGTGGTTGGGTCGGTGGCTCTTCCCAAAAATCGCCAGGGCGTGGCCCCTCATCCCCGTTGTCGCCGTTGTCGGACTGATTGAATTGCAACCGGATTTGAAAACGGCGATGGTTATTGTGGTGACAAGTGCCTTTATGTTGTATGCGGCTGGCGTCTCTCACAAAAGCTTCGTCACCGTGGCCGTGGTTGTCGCCTTAGTCGGAGCGGCCGCCGTGGTCGACAAGCCTTACCGTTTGACTCGCATCCTGAGCCATGGCGACCGTTGGAGCGAGAGCAAGATCGATTCTATCGGTTTCCAAACCACCCAAAGCGAAACGGCTTTGGCAATGGGGGGTGTGCTCGGCAAAGGGTTTGGGCAGGGCCGCGCCAAATATACGCTCCCCGAGCCCACCAGTGACTTTGTGTTGGCGACAATCGGCGAGGAGGCCGGCCTGGTTGGCTCGATCGCGGTGATCGGGCTCCTCGGGTTTATTGTTTGGAGGCTCTACCGCCAAGGAATGGAGCGCGTGGACCGCTTCCAGCGGCTGACCTTGGTCGGGATCGCGTGTTGGATCGGGATCCAAACCGTGGCGAATGTCGTGGTGGCGAATGGGGCGATTCCTGTCATGGGGGTTCCGCTGCCCTTTTTCAGTGGGGGCGGTTCGAGCCTGCTGGCCTTGTGGTTGGCGATCGGGGTGGCCCAATCCGTAGTGCGATCCCCCAACATCTTGGTTGAAAGCGGTGAACCCGTCCGTCAACCAGAACAGGAACCCGCCCGGCGGGCCTATGTGAGATGA
- a CDS encoding UDP-N-acetylglucosamine--N-acetylmuramyl-(pentapeptide) pyrophosphoryl-undecaprenol N-acetylglucosamine transferase yields MRILATGGGTGGHVYPALEIALGAKARGHQVEFWGSNRGQEGAACEKAGMEFRGFESGPVYRLTSLRGLKSLAALLKVTTQVKAQMAGRGFDAVFATGGYSAAPVLNAARKLGVPLVLHEQNSVPGRTNLIMGRYAFAVCTAFKATAKHFPAGKVKRVGMPVRQVLRESAAQGRLPVGQSAHPSILVMGGSQGSQALNDMALSTALRMADRPLSWTHITGLTHFESTMESLARMGIRSEYSVKSYLQAPELADAFCQSDVAVCRSGAGTLAELAAFRRPSILVPYPAAFHDHQYHNALEFADLGAADVIRQGDLDPAVLESRILGWLNDPERVDAARKALAEWDVPDAVDLVLDIVESAGPARK; encoded by the coding sequence ATGAGGATCCTTGCCACAGGCGGCGGGACCGGGGGGCATGTCTACCCTGCATTGGAAATCGCCCTCGGGGCAAAAGCGCGGGGGCACCAGGTTGAATTTTGGGGCTCGAACAGGGGCCAAGAAGGGGCGGCTTGTGAAAAGGCGGGGATGGAGTTCCGTGGATTTGAATCGGGCCCGGTCTACCGGCTGACGTCATTACGGGGACTGAAAAGCCTGGCGGCCTTGCTCAAGGTCACAACCCAGGTGAAGGCCCAGATGGCCGGGCGCGGCTTTGACGCCGTGTTTGCGACCGGTGGTTATTCGGCTGCCCCTGTTTTGAATGCGGCTCGGAAGCTGGGCGTCCCATTGGTCTTGCACGAGCAGAACTCTGTTCCGGGCCGGACGAACCTGATTATGGGCCGGTATGCGTTTGCGGTCTGCACGGCGTTCAAGGCAACGGCAAAGCACTTCCCGGCGGGCAAGGTCAAGCGAGTCGGCATGCCGGTTCGGCAAGTCTTGCGCGAATCTGCCGCACAGGGCCGCCTGCCGGTAGGGCAGTCGGCGCACCCGTCCATTTTGGTGATGGGCGGGAGCCAGGGCAGCCAGGCCCTCAACGACATGGCGCTGAGCACCGCCCTGCGTATGGCCGACCGGCCCCTCTCGTGGACGCACATCACCGGGCTCACCCACTTTGAAAGCACAATGGAGAGCCTGGCGCGGATGGGGATCCGGTCAGAGTATTCGGTTAAAAGCTACCTCCAGGCCCCCGAATTGGCCGACGCCTTTTGCCAAAGCGACGTCGCCGTCTGCCGGAGCGGGGCAGGAACACTTGCCGAATTGGCGGCATTCCGCCGGCCGTCCATCTTGGTGCCCTATCCGGCGGCTTTCCACGACCACCAGTATCACAACGCGTTGGAGTTTGCGGATTTGGGCGCGGCCGATGTCATCCGGCAAGGGGATCTGGACCCGGCCGTGTTGGAATCGCGGATTTTGGGTTGGCTCAACGACCCCGAACGCGTCGACGCCGCCCGAAAGGCGCTAGCCGAATGGGACGTGCCGGATGCCGTCGACCTTGTTTTGGATATCGTTGAGTCGGCGGGGCCGGCGCGGAAATGA
- a CDS encoding D-alanine--D-alanine ligase — protein sequence MRTKQEIATAFGSREELRGGDSFFLVGIGGAGMAGVARLLKNRGYRVRGTDSTDSPLIHAMQSEGIEVHIGHSGVGIEPGDRVVLTDAIDLASSPEVARARELGLPIFRRSQALGWLLEGKKTIAVTGSHGKSTTTGMVASGLIACEMDPMVVVGAEIPELGTSVVDGGGNFAVVEACEAYDSLHDFDPDIAVLLNLELDHVDFHGTWENLRDSVTRFANRARILVYNLSDPGACEIAKRVGVEKIGFDPDVSPVDGELRQKGAHNIANASAAWAAIQVAGGGAAALEGIKNFGGAERRQQVWFDGEMAGFGRLTVIDDYAHHPTEVAQSLAAVRAGWPGRLVVVFQPHLYSRTAPLIDEFAAALDHADLVVLTDIYPAREEPMPGVSSWRILEKCKKPGYYVPARQQLPMKVARWVEPGDVVVGMGAGNISEFAAGFVAEMGRCDRPTRSVWVAYGGLSPEREVSIHSGRAVHAALLSKGYRSELVDIAAVALGSGDLSRLVGPDRPDAIFLAMHGEWAEDGGVQGLLKTFGVPYTGCGIQACALAMDKEASKRVFAAAGIPVPQGIVVRRGQPVPDFPVPAVVKPNGQGSTVGLSFVSRPEELAPAIEKALAHNDEVLVEELIEGVEISVPVMGDRALPPVEIAPQEGDYDFANKYTPGATDEICPARLAPEQMQVAMAQALACHRSLGCRGITRTDMIVTKDKVVVLELNNLPGMTETSLVRKSATEAGISFPDLVEWILLDALEKTCP from the coding sequence ATGAGGACAAAACAAGAAATCGCCACGGCATTTGGGAGCCGCGAAGAATTGCGCGGTGGGGATTCGTTTTTCTTAGTTGGGATCGGCGGCGCGGGAATGGCCGGAGTGGCCAGGTTGCTCAAAAACCGTGGCTACCGGGTGCGGGGAACCGATTCCACCGATTCGCCTCTAATCCATGCGATGCAGTCCGAGGGGATCGAGGTGCACATCGGCCACAGCGGAGTGGGGATCGAGCCGGGCGACCGGGTGGTTCTGACCGATGCGATCGATTTGGCCTCGTCGCCTGAAGTGGCGCGGGCCCGGGAGTTGGGTTTGCCCATTTTCCGCCGGTCGCAGGCCCTTGGTTGGCTGCTGGAAGGGAAGAAAACCATTGCCGTGACCGGCAGCCATGGGAAATCGACAACCACGGGGATGGTCGCTTCTGGATTAATCGCCTGCGAGATGGACCCCATGGTCGTTGTGGGGGCGGAAATCCCGGAACTGGGGACTTCTGTGGTGGATGGCGGCGGGAATTTTGCCGTCGTCGAGGCGTGCGAGGCCTATGACAGCCTCCATGATTTTGACCCCGATATTGCCGTCCTGCTGAATCTTGAACTCGACCACGTGGATTTCCACGGGACATGGGAGAATTTGCGGGATTCCGTGACGCGATTCGCCAACCGGGCCCGGATCCTTGTGTACAACCTCTCCGATCCGGGGGCTTGCGAGATCGCGAAGCGGGTTGGCGTGGAGAAAATCGGTTTCGACCCGGACGTATCCCCGGTGGACGGCGAACTTCGGCAAAAAGGGGCGCACAACATCGCCAACGCGTCGGCCGCCTGGGCCGCCATTCAGGTGGCAGGGGGCGGGGCAGCCGCTCTGGAAGGAATCAAAAATTTCGGCGGGGCCGAGCGCCGTCAGCAGGTGTGGTTCGATGGGGAAATGGCGGGTTTTGGCCGGTTGACCGTGATCGACGATTATGCTCACCACCCGACGGAAGTCGCGCAATCGTTGGCGGCCGTTCGCGCGGGTTGGCCCGGGCGCCTTGTCGTTGTTTTCCAACCCCACTTGTATTCGCGAACCGCCCCTTTGATCGACGAATTCGCGGCTGCGCTTGACCATGCCGATTTGGTTGTGCTTACGGATATCTACCCGGCCCGAGAAGAGCCGATGCCAGGTGTGAGCAGCTGGCGGATCTTGGAAAAATGCAAAAAGCCGGGCTATTACGTACCGGCGCGGCAACAACTCCCGATGAAAGTGGCCCGTTGGGTCGAGCCCGGCGACGTCGTTGTTGGGATGGGCGCGGGGAACATCTCAGAGTTTGCCGCCGGGTTTGTTGCCGAAATGGGCCGTTGCGACCGGCCCACGCGCTCGGTTTGGGTGGCTTATGGGGGGCTGAGCCCAGAAAGGGAGGTTTCGATCCACAGTGGGAGGGCCGTCCACGCCGCTCTTTTGTCAAAGGGATACCGATCTGAGCTTGTCGATATCGCGGCAGTGGCTCTTGGGTCTGGCGATTTGAGCCGTTTGGTTGGCCCGGACCGCCCCGATGCCATCTTTTTGGCGATGCACGGCGAATGGGCCGAGGATGGCGGCGTGCAGGGCCTGCTGAAAACGTTTGGTGTGCCCTACACGGGTTGCGGGATCCAGGCTTGTGCATTAGCCATGGATAAAGAGGCATCAAAACGAGTGTTTGCCGCAGCGGGGATCCCGGTTCCGCAGGGGATAGTGGTCCGGCGTGGCCAACCAGTCCCCGACTTCCCGGTTCCGGCCGTGGTCAAGCCGAACGGGCAGGGCTCCACTGTGGGGCTGAGTTTTGTTTCACGGCCTGAAGAATTGGCGCCGGCCATTGAAAAGGCGCTGGCCCACAATGATGAGGTTTTGGTCGAAGAGTTGATCGAAGGAGTCGAGATCAGCGTGCCTGTCATGGGGGATCGCGCGCTGCCTCCCGTCGAGATCGCCCCTCAAGAAGGGGACTACGATTTTGCGAACAAATACACGCCGGGGGCAACCGATGAGATCTGCCCGGCCCGGCTGGCACCGGAACAGATGCAGGTGGCAATGGCTCAGGCCCTGGCATGCCATCGATCACTGGGTTGCCGGGGAATCACCCGCACAGATATGATCGTCACAAAGGACAAGGTCGTGGTGCTGGAATTGAACAACTTGCCCGGAATGACCGAGACGAGCTTGGTTCGGAAATCGGCCACCGAGGCCGGGATCAGCTTCCCAGACCTGGTTGAATGGATTTTGCTCGATGCCCTCGAAAAAACCTGCCCGTAA
- a CDS encoding DUF881 domain-containing protein translates to MNPFASRQSPKGWVLPTSLLALLIGMLGSLAVLKEGARQRTVASLPDGIRQEFAAGDLDMAKELVNLREEVSKLREDKTKLETKIAETGNATKEINDSLQETKMFAGLTDVVGPGIIVTLNDSKKPPEEMLIADNGVVHYLDVLKTVNELFNAGAEAIAVNGLRVGPRTDFRCVGSTILVGAQKIAPPIAVQAVGDSKTLLGAINMPGGILTELREVDPNMVSVEPAKELVIPAYDGSTKFRFGHVPEVKN, encoded by the coding sequence ATGAACCCATTTGCCAGCCGCCAAAGCCCGAAAGGTTGGGTCCTCCCCACGAGCCTGCTGGCTCTGTTGATTGGGATGTTGGGCAGCCTGGCGGTTTTGAAAGAAGGGGCTCGGCAGCGGACGGTTGCCAGCCTGCCAGATGGTATCCGCCAGGAGTTTGCCGCCGGCGACTTGGATATGGCAAAGGAACTGGTCAACTTGAGAGAAGAAGTCTCCAAGTTGCGTGAAGACAAGACCAAGCTCGAGACGAAGATCGCCGAAACTGGCAACGCCACCAAAGAGATCAACGACAGTCTGCAAGAGACCAAGATGTTCGCCGGGCTCACGGATGTTGTGGGACCTGGGATCATCGTCACGCTCAACGACAGCAAAAAGCCTCCGGAAGAGATGTTGATTGCCGACAACGGCGTTGTGCACTACCTGGATGTGTTGAAGACGGTGAACGAACTATTCAACGCCGGTGCGGAGGCGATTGCCGTCAATGGGTTGCGGGTCGGCCCGCGCACTGACTTCCGATGTGTTGGGAGCACGATTTTGGTAGGGGCTCAAAAAATTGCTCCACCGATCGCGGTCCAGGCTGTTGGAGATTCAAAGACCTTGCTGGGGGCGATCAACATGCCGGGCGGGATTCTGACTGAACTCCGGGAAGTCGACCCCAATATGGTTTCGGTGGAGCCGGCCAAGGAACTGGTTATCCCGGCCTATGACGGATCGACGAAATTCCGTTTCGGACACGTTCCGGAGGTAAAGAATTGA
- a CDS encoding small basic family protein — protein MILIPVLALIVGVLLGALVSEQVPQLLAPYMSVAVLAGLDSICGGSRSYLEGKFQQDIFVSGFLFNIVLAMFFVWLGVNIGLNLMLAAALVFGWRIFNNASLIRRLAISRIADQRKRRELRETLSGGEAEPAAEA, from the coding sequence TTGATTCTGATCCCGGTTTTGGCCCTGATCGTCGGCGTGTTGTTGGGTGCGCTCGTTTCTGAGCAAGTCCCCCAACTGCTGGCGCCTTATATGAGCGTTGCGGTCCTGGCCGGACTCGATTCGATCTGCGGAGGTTCGCGGAGTTACCTGGAAGGAAAGTTCCAGCAAGACATTTTTGTCTCCGGGTTTTTGTTCAACATTGTGCTGGCAATGTTCTTTGTTTGGCTGGGCGTGAACATTGGTCTGAATCTGATGTTGGCGGCGGCTCTGGTGTTCGGCTGGCGGATTTTTAATAATGCAAGCCTGATCCGCCGGCTTGCAATCAGTAGAATAGCGGATCAGCGGAAACGGCGCGAGCTCCGCGAAACACTTTCAGGCGGCGAGGCAGAGCCAGCGGCGGAAGCCTAA
- the ftsA gene encoding cell division protein FtsA produces the protein MDVHDSVVALEIGAAKVAALIAHADKKGRLEVQSLAYGPSAGFDRWRIDDERAVAESVDAVLGKLERHIQAPVKRLTIGYGSPDFHSCTGQAMTPVYPAGRAVKRQDIHTLVQTSRRVALPPGFGQVMAVPRYYAVDGNRVGHPPEGAPATKIEVETHIVAGRDSELDQLERILGMGGREIQGIVPTALASGLGTLSSDGLELGATVVDIGAESTSIGVFLDGAFAYQAVIPMGSAFVTRDIMQLLNVDWDEAERLKCEEAEAWAESVDAAARVMVNQPGTGNRPMQKKVLVEIVESRLREIFAAIGQELEGFAPESDIPVMVVLTGGGSILPGTEHLCQEILNGKHCKVAQPRVVGRFAGQVASPMLATIVGVARYALESDEAEMAPISGSAGWRDRFRTLISRLDGRK, from the coding sequence GTGGATGTTCACGACTCGGTAGTGGCACTTGAAATCGGGGCCGCCAAAGTGGCGGCCCTGATCGCCCATGCGGACAAAAAGGGGAGGCTCGAAGTCCAATCTTTGGCCTATGGCCCATCTGCGGGGTTCGACCGCTGGCGGATCGATGACGAACGGGCTGTCGCCGAATCCGTGGATGCCGTATTGGGCAAGCTGGAACGGCACATTCAGGCGCCGGTTAAAAGGCTGACGATTGGCTATGGCTCCCCGGATTTCCATAGTTGCACCGGCCAGGCGATGACGCCGGTCTATCCGGCGGGCCGGGCGGTGAAGCGTCAAGACATCCACACGCTGGTGCAAACAAGCCGACGGGTTGCCTTGCCGCCGGGTTTTGGGCAAGTTATGGCGGTTCCCCGCTACTATGCCGTCGATGGGAACCGGGTGGGGCACCCTCCGGAGGGGGCGCCAGCTACAAAAATCGAAGTTGAAACCCACATCGTGGCCGGGAGGGACAGCGAGCTGGACCAACTGGAACGGATCCTTGGCATGGGTGGGAGGGAGATCCAAGGCATTGTCCCGACTGCGTTGGCATCGGGCCTCGGCACGCTCAGCTCCGATGGCTTGGAACTTGGGGCCACCGTCGTCGACATTGGTGCCGAATCGACCTCGATCGGTGTCTTTTTAGACGGGGCCTTTGCTTACCAGGCTGTAATCCCAATGGGGTCGGCATTCGTCACGCGGGACATCATGCAACTTTTGAACGTTGACTGGGACGAAGCCGAAAGGTTGAAATGCGAGGAAGCCGAAGCTTGGGCGGAATCCGTGGATGCTGCAGCCCGGGTCATGGTGAATCAACCCGGGACCGGCAACCGCCCCATGCAAAAGAAGGTGCTGGTCGAGATTGTGGAAAGCCGCCTGCGTGAAATCTTTGCGGCCATCGGCCAGGAATTGGAAGGGTTTGCGCCGGAAAGCGATATTCCTGTCATGGTAGTTTTGACCGGTGGTGGGAGCATTTTGCCCGGAACTGAGCATCTTTGCCAAGAAATCTTAAACGGAAAACATTGCAAAGTTGCACAACCGCGAGTGGTGGGGAGATTTGCTGGACAGGTCGCATCGCCTATGCTCGCGACAATCGTGGGCGTTGCGCGGTACGCTTTAGAATCTGATGAGGCCGAAATGGCCCCAATCAGCGGTTCCGCCGGGTGGCGCGATCGTTTTAGGACGTTGATTTCAAGGTTGGATGGCCGAAAGTAG
- the ftsZ gene encoding cell division protein FtsZ — MAMADGAVIKVIGVGGGGCNAVNRMVDAGIQGVEFIAMNTDIQVLDNSKAGKKIQLGPNLSRGLGAGGDPETGKAAAEESKNDIRKVIEGADMVFVTAGMGGGTGTGASPVIADLSRELGAVTVAIVTRPFGFEGPRRRRMSENGVSSLIGRVDTMITIPNDRLLDVVERRTSMIDAFRVADDVLRQGVQGISDIITIPGQINVDFADVKAVMLNAGPALMGIGYGVGEQRALHAAEQATSSPLLEQTINGARGLLVNISSGEDLTLSEVSEAMDYIHNLCDPEEANIFFGTVIDPRLEGEVRITVLATGFDAEPRKPVFKSVASSEPQATQSSSTAATAAESVSKEEPQAPESRKFSSPTGSAIRDIWDRNKAAQREASESKDVFEESDAEIDIPAFLREHRRNRDK; from the coding sequence ATGGCAATGGCAGATGGTGCGGTGATCAAGGTGATTGGGGTCGGCGGCGGCGGGTGCAATGCCGTGAACCGAATGGTGGACGCAGGGATCCAGGGTGTGGAGTTCATCGCGATGAACACAGACATCCAGGTTCTGGACAATTCAAAGGCGGGCAAAAAAATCCAGCTTGGCCCCAACCTGTCCCGTGGGCTCGGTGCCGGTGGCGACCCGGAAACGGGCAAAGCGGCCGCTGAGGAAAGCAAGAACGACATCCGCAAAGTCATCGAAGGCGCGGATATGGTCTTTGTTACCGCAGGCATGGGCGGCGGAACCGGCACCGGGGCCAGCCCGGTGATTGCCGACTTAAGCCGAGAACTCGGGGCTGTGACGGTGGCCATCGTCACCCGTCCGTTTGGGTTTGAGGGCCCGCGCCGCCGCCGGATGAGTGAAAACGGCGTTTCCTCGCTCATTGGCCGAGTGGACACGATGATCACGATCCCGAACGACCGGTTGCTGGATGTCGTGGAGCGGCGGACGAGCATGATCGATGCGTTCCGGGTTGCCGATGACGTCCTCCGCCAGGGCGTGCAAGGGATCAGCGACATCATCACCATCCCCGGCCAGATCAACGTGGACTTTGCCGATGTGAAAGCAGTGATGCTCAACGCCGGCCCGGCCCTGATGGGGATCGGATACGGTGTGGGTGAGCAGCGCGCCCTGCATGCCGCCGAGCAAGCCACTTCCAGCCCGCTGTTGGAGCAAACCATCAACGGCGCGCGGGGTCTTTTGGTCAACATCTCCAGTGGGGAAGACCTGACGCTGAGCGAGGTGAGCGAGGCGATGGATTACATCCACAACTTGTGCGACCCCGAAGAAGCCAACATCTTTTTTGGCACCGTCATCGACCCCCGGCTGGAAGGCGAAGTCCGCATCACCGTCCTGGCAACCGGTTTTGACGCTGAACCGCGCAAGCCTGTTTTCAAGAGCGTGGCCTCGTCCGAACCGCAAGCAACCCAATCGTCCAGCACGGCCGCGACAGCTGCAGAATCGGTTTCGAAAGAGGAACCGCAAGCTCCGGAATCCCGGAAGTTCAGTTCCCCAACCGGTAGTGCTATCCGCGATATCTGGGACCGCAACAAAGCGGCGCAACGGGAGGCATCCGAATCAAAGGATGTCTTCGAAGAATCGGATGCCGAAATCGATATCCCGGCGTTCTTGCGCGAACACCGGCGGAACCGCGACAAGTAA